In a genomic window of Zingiber officinale cultivar Zhangliang chromosome 9B, Zo_v1.1, whole genome shotgun sequence:
- the LOC122023131 gene encoding ethylene-responsive transcription factor ERF039-like: MDKEGEISGERSGQVQAQAQEKYKGVRLRKWGKWVAEVRYPNSRKRIWLGSFPSPEMAARAYDAAMLCLRGRAELHYFNFPDKLPDIAAPEGLSRPEIKDKAVRYALRGWQAPPATERGGSCGGDGGGGAGGSGGEAVLEKDGGGDGGSGIDEVLPPEFIYGDPLELDDAHWSASGQDYWSDGGDNDGDIFGSIQLWNLD; this comes from the coding sequence ATGGACAAGGAGGGGGAGATTTCCGGCGAGAGATCTGGGCAGGTTCAGGCGCAGGCTCAGGAAAAATATAAGGGGGTACGGCTGCGGAAGTGGGGCAAGTGGGTGGCGGAGGTGCGGTACCCCAATAGCCGGAAGCGCATTTGGCTGGGGTCGTTCCCGTCGCCGGAGATGGCCGCCAGGGCATACGACGCCGCCATGCTCTGCCTCCGCGGCCGCGCGGAGCTGCACTACTTCAACTTCCCGGACAAGCTTCCGGACATAGCGGCGCCCGAGGGGCTGAGCCGGCCCGAGATAAAGGACAAAGCAGTGAGGTACGCCTTGAGGGGATGGCAGGCTCCGCCGGCCACGGAGAGGGGAGGCAGCTGCGGCGGCGACGGCGGCGGTGGAGCCGGCGGCAGCGGCGGCGAAGCGGTGCTGGAGAAGGACGGAGGCGGAGACGGCGGCTCAGGGATTGATGAGGTGTTGCCGCCGGAGTTTATCTACGGCGATCCTTTGGAATTGGACGACGCCCACTGGAGCGCATCCGGCCAGGATTACTGGAGCGACGGCGGCGATAACGACGGAGATATTTTTGGTTCGATTCAACTGTGGAACCTTGACTGA